From one Malus sylvestris chromosome 1, drMalSylv7.2, whole genome shotgun sequence genomic stretch:
- the LOC126590068 gene encoding large ribosomal RNA subunit accumulation protein YCED homolog 1, chloroplastic, whose protein sequence is MSFVVTSSCIATSSYFNRHSVSKLKSCENTTKHSCVPFVHCKSSFCITENIPTTSTRNPNGILRSTVMSCTKPDYQSFAGEDAVFLDLGDNEDTESPWEGAVIYKRNASISHVEYCTTLERLGLENLSTEVSKSRASVMGLRVTKAVKDYPQGTPVQISIDITRKKQKLRLDGIIKTVITLTCSRCGEPAAECIFSNFALLLTDEPLEEPDIINLGVMYGDNSKTYTEFGDQEEEDDEAAIDFEDQLYFRPDEKEIDISKHIRDAVHLEITIAAVCDPSCKGLCLGCGRNLNTSSCTCSKKEVKKGLGPLGNLKKQMQQK, encoded by the exons ATGTCATTTGTTGTCACCTCATCCTGCATTGCCACCTCCTCGTACTTTAACCGCCATAGCGTTTCTAAATTAAAATCCTGTGAGAATACTACGAAACATTCATGTGTTCCGTTTGTTCATTGCAAAAGCTCATTTTGCATTACAGAAAATATCCCTACAACTTCGACAAGAAACCCAAATGGCATTTTGAGGTCTACTGTAATGAGCTGCACAAAGCCTGATTATCAGTCTTTTGCTGGAGAAGACGCGGTTTTTCTTGACTTGGGGGATAATGAAGACACAGAGTCGCCCTGGGAAGGGGCAGTAATTTACAAGAGAAACGCTTCGATATCACATGTTGAGTATTGCACAACGTTGGAGAGGCTTGGATTGGAGAACCTTTCAACAGAGGTCTCGAAATCTAGGGCTTCAGTTATGGGATTACGGGTCACCAAAGCTGTGAAGGATTATCCACAGGGCACACCGGTTCAGATCTCCATTGACATAACTAGGAAGAAGCAAAAGCTGAGGCTTGATGGGATCATTAAAACTGTTATCACGCTGACTTGCAGCAG GTGTGGAGAGCCAGCGGCGGAGTGCATTTTCTCCAACTTCGCCCTTCTCCTAACTGATGAACCCCTTGAAGAACCTGATATCATCAATCTGGGAGTGATGTATGGGGACAATTCCAAAACTTATACCGAATTTGGGGACCAAGAGGAGGAAGATGATGAAGCCGCAATTGACTTCGAGGATCAGCTGTATTTTCGCCCCGATGAAAAAGAAATAGACATTTCAAAGCACATAAGAGACGCCGTGCATCTGGAGATTACAATCGCGGCAGTATGTGATCCGAGTTGCAAGGGTTTGTGTCTCGGTTGTGGTAGGAATTTGAACACTAGCAGTTGTACTTGCAGTAAAAAGGAGGTAAAGAAGGGTCTTGGACCTCTTGGAAACTTAAAGAAGCAAATGCAGCAAAAAtga
- the LOC126627184 gene encoding BTB/POZ domain-containing protein At5g03250-like, which produces MACVKLGSKSEVFFLDGKTWLCSTGLASDVIVEVGETSFHLHKFPLLSRSGLLDNIIGELPSEDEQKGIVQLHDIPGGAKIFLLVAKFCYGVRMELNALNVVSVRCAAEYLRMSEEYSEGNLITQAEDFLNEIFSNWSDSIKALETCEEVLPHAEELHLVSRCINSLAMKASADPVLFSWPVTGKDAVQSSEGVAFWNGICTTAKPHPVSEDWWYEDVSFLKYPFFKRLIRAVEIGGMKPERKAGSIMHYAKRHLSLLGRQSSFHNGNRVAPLSTVPAAFDGDQRTLLEEIVGLLPDQKGVTPTNFLLRLLRTSMILQASASCLESLEKRVGAQLDQAALEDLLIPNMGYSVETLYDIDCVQRILDHFMLMDRDSINYTSSSIVDEGQLIGSSQPLTAITSVANLVDGYLAEVAPDVNLKLQKFQSLAAAIPEYARPLDDGIYRAIDVYLKAHPWLTDSEKEQICRLMNCQKLSLEASTHAAQNERLPLRVIVQVLFFEQLRLRTSIAGWFFASDNLENSQTQSGNLALARTEAPTQAGTTRDHVATVDMRERVLELEKECLSMKQEIGKLVKTKGSWNTFLKRFGLRLKSKANAKTTPKPCKQNYEYNRLRD; this is translated from the exons ATGGCGTGCGTGAAGCTGGGATCCAAATCTGAAGTCTTCTTCCTTGATGGCAAAACTTG GCTTTGCTCAACTGGACTTGCTAGTGACGTCATAGTTGAAGTTGGAGAAACGTCTTTCCATCTCCACAAG TTTCCATTGCTATCGAGAAGCGGATTACTAGACAACATTATTGGAGAACTTCCTAGCGAGGATGAGCAAAAAGGCATAGTGCAACTGCATGACATTCCAGGTGGAGCCAAAATTTTCTTGCTGGTAGCCAAATTTTGTTACGGTGTAAGAATGGAACTCAACGCATTGAATGTAGTAAGTGTGAGGTGCGCTGCTGAGTATCTTCGTATGAGTGAAGAATACAGTGAGGGAAACCTCATCACGCAAGCGGAGGATTTTCTAAATGAAATCTTCAGCAATTGGAGCGACTCGATTAAAGCACTCGAAACCTGCGAAGAGGTCTTGCCTCATGCAGAAGAGCTTCATCTTGTTTCGAGATGCATCAATTCATTGGCAATGAAAGCGAGTGCCGATCCAGTTTTATTTAGTTGGCCTGTGACGGGAAAGGATGCCGTGCAGAGCTCAGAGGGTGTGGCGTTTTGGAATGGAATATGCACGACAGCAAAGCCACACCCGGTCAGCGAAGattggtggtatgaagatgtCTCATTCCTGAAGTATCCATTTTTCAAAAGGCTGATTCGAGCAGTTGAAATAGGAGGCATGAAGCCAGAGAGGAAGGCTGGCTCAATAATGCACTACGCAAAGAGGCATCTTTCCTTGTTGGGCAGGCAATCAAGTTTCCATAATGGAAATCGTGTTGCCCCGTTATCAACTGTTCCTGCTGCATTTGATGGAGACCAAAGGACTCTCCTTGAGGAGATTGTGGGATTACTTCCTGATCAGAAGGGCGTTACGCCAACCAACTTCCTGCTTAGGCTTCTCCGAACATCTATGATTTTGCAAGCTAGTGCATCATGTCTCGAGAGCTTAGAGAAACGAGTTGGTGCTCAATTGGATCAAGCGGCTCTTGAAGATCTTCTGATACCAAACATGGGGTACTCAGTGGAGACCCTATATGATATTGACTGCGTTCAGCGGATTCTTGACCACTTCATGCTCATGGACCGCGATTCAATTAATTATACTTCTAGCTCTATTGTTGATGAGGGCCAGCTGATCGGCTCTTCTCAACCGCTGACTGCAATAACCTCGGTGGCAAACCTGGTGGATGGATATCTTGCTGAAGTTGCACCTGATGTTAACTTGAAACTGCAGAAATTTCAGTCACTAGCTGCTGCTATCCCGGAATATGCCAGACCATTAGATGATGGAATTTATCGTGCTATCGATGTATACCTCAAG GCCCATCCTTGGCTGACAGACTCCGAGAAGGAACAAATCTGCCGGCTTATGAACTGCCAGAAGCTCTCATTGGAAGCCAGCACGCACGCAGCGCAAAATGAGAGGCTGCCACTTCGCGTCATTGTCCAAGTTCTATTCTTCGAACAGCTTCGCCTGCGCACATCAATTGCCGGCTGGTTCTTTGCATCTGACAACCTCGAGAACTCACAAACCCAAAGTGGAAATCTTGCGCTTGCTCGAACTGAGGCACCTACTCAAGCTGGCACTACGCGCGATCATGTTGCAACAGTTGACATGAGAGAACGAGTTTTGGAGCTTGAGAAAGAGTGCTTGAGCATGAAGCAAGAGATTGGGAAGCTGGTGAAGACAAAGGGGAGTTGGAACACATTCTTGAAGAGGTTTGGCTTGAGGCTCAAGTCAAAAGCTAATGCAAAAACAACACCCAAACCCTGCAAACaaaattatgaatataatcGATTAAGAGATTGA
- the LOC126625328 gene encoding dolichyl-diphosphooligosaccharide--protein glycosyltransferase subunit 1B-like has translation MEALRSLGQLVLALWIFSHLSLLAYSSSTQDLQIITAERRIDLTSHIVKVFLTLKVENTGTSPVSEVLLAFPPTQVDHLASLKAAITVGKKKKKSYVPLEVNPTELPDAPNGAKSFSISLLNPLNAGETATLEVLYILTHSLEPFPAEISQSESQLVYYRDSAIILSPYYIKQQTTFIRTPSTRVESFTRVESTNRAGSEIKYGPYKDRPTYSYSPVIVHFENNNPFAVVEELVREVEVSHWGSLQITEHYKLAHAGARHKGIFSRVDYQSKPHAGGVSSFKHLLARLPPRVHSVYYRDEIGNISSSHLRTDYLRSDLEIEPRYPLFGGWKATFVIGYGLPLEDFLFESPDGRRYLNFTFGCPLAETVVDKLTVKVVLPEGSKDPSAVVPFSVEQHLETKYSYLDVAGRTVVVLEKRNVVPEHNSRFQVYYTFNPIFMLAEPLMLVSTFFFIFMASVAYLHIDFSICKSS, from the exons ATGGAAGCTCTGCGAAGCTTAGGTCAACTAGTCCTAGCCTTGTGGATCTTCTCCCATCTCTCCCTGCTcgcgtactcatcttccactcAGGATCTCCAGATCATCACCGCAGAGCGCAGA ATTGACTTGACCTCTCATATTGTGAAGGTTTTCTTGACGTTAAAG GTTGAAAACACTGGTACATCTCCTGTTTCGGAAGTACTCCTTGCTTTTCCACCCACACAGGTTGATCACCTAGCATCACTCAAAGCAGCTATCACTgttggaaaaaagaaaaagaaaagttatgTGCCCCTTGAAGTCAATCCCACTGAGCTACCTGATGCACCAAATGGGGCTAAATCGTTTTCTATCTCATTGCTCAACCCACTAAATGCTGGTGAAACTGCAACACTAGAGGTGCTTTACATATTGACACATTCTCTGGAGCCTTTCCCAGCGGAGATAAGCCAATCAGAGTCTCAGTTGGTCTACTACCGTGATAGTGCAATCATATTGTCTCCGTACTATATCAAGCAGCAGACAACTTTTATAAGAACACCTAGTACTAGGGTGGAATCATTTACAAGAGTAGAGTCCACTAACCGTGCTGGTTCCGAAATAAAGTATGGGCCATACAAGGATCGTCCAACATACTCTTATTCTCCAGTAATTGTTCATTTTGAGAATAATAATCCCTTTGCTGTTGTTGAGGAGCTTGTACGTGAAGTCGAAGTATCTCACTGGGGCAGTCTTCAGATCACAGAGCATTACAAGTTGGCACATGCTGGTGCTCGACACAAAGGAATATTTTCGAG GGTAGACTATCAATCTAAGCCACATGCTGGTGGTGTCTCTTCATTCAAACATCTTCTAGCCAGACTACCTCCTAGGGTCCATTCTGTCTACTACCGGGATGAAATTGGGAACATCTCATCATCGCATTTACGTACAGATTATCTAAGG TCGGATCTTGAAATTGAACCACGCTATCCTTTATTTGGAGGTTGGAAAGCTACATTTGTGATTGGGTATGGGTTACCATTGGAAGATTTCCTTTTTGAGTCACCAGATGGCAGGCGATACCTCAATTTCACTTTTGGTTGTCCTCTCGCTGAGACGGTGGTAGACAAGTTAACTGTAAAA GTTGTGCTACCAGAGGGATCAAAAGATCCTTCTGCTGTGGTTCCTTTTTCGGTTGAGCAACATCTAGAG ACCAAATATTCATACCTTGATGTTGCTGGAAGGACGGTGGTGGTTCTTGAAAAGAGGAATGTAGTTCCAGAGCACAACTCTCGTTTCCAG GTTTACTACACCTTCAACCCAATCTTTATGCTGGCAGAACCCCTGATGTTGGTGTCtacatttttcttcattttcatggCTAGTGTAGCTTACCTACACATAGATTTTTCCATATGCAAATCATCTTGA